GATCTCCGCCGGATCGCGCCCCGCCTCTTCGCAATGTCTTTCGAGAAAATCCAGCTTCCGCCGGTACTGCGCCGGGCGGATGGGGGTTTGGATGTTCCAGCGGTCGGCGCACCGTGCCGCCACCCTTAGCATCGTCCGCGACCCGCGGGCGCCGATGGTGATGGGCGGACGGGGCGTTTGCAGCGGCTTGGGGCTGCAATAGGCGTCCTGGGTGCGAAACCATTTGCCCTCGTAGGTAACCGTTTCTTCCTCCCACATGCGCCTTATGATGGCCACGGCCTCGCTCAACTGCCCCGCCCGCTGCTCCATGCCCGGGAAGCCGAACCCATAGGCCGTGTGTTCTTCCTCGAACCAACCCGCGCCCAGGCCCAGTTCCAGGCGTCCCCCGCTGATGACATCCAGGCACGCGGCCATCTTGGCCAGCAGCGCCGGGTTACGGAACGATACGTTGGAGCAGAGGGTGCCGAGCCGGACGCGCCGGGTCAGGGGCGCCAGCGCCGAAAGCGTCACCCAGGACTCGTAGAAGGGGGCGGTGGGCGGCGGCAGCGGATGAAAGAACTTCGACGTGAAGAAGTGGTCGTTCAGCCACACCGAGTCGAAGCCCAGCTCCTCCGCCCGGAGAACGACTTCGCTAATGTGGTCGAAGTCGACGCCTGTTTGGATGGGGGTCAGGCCGAAGGAAACTCGCTGGGCCATGTCGAAGTCGTGTTCCGCTGATGGGCGGCCCCAATCACGGACAGGTCACTAAAGGGACGCCAGCTTCTTGAGGATGGCGTCGTGCGCCTCCTGTTCGGATTCCGAACCCTCGAAGGTGACGCCCCCCAGCACCTTGGCGGTGGGGATCCGGTCCTCGAATACCCCTTGCACGGCGATGTGGAAGTAGGCCAGGGCGGAGTGGCCGCCGCCGTCGTTCACGTCCGTGAGAACATCCCCCGAGACCTGAACCTCGCGTGCCTGGCCCTTCACGTAATAGGCCATGTCCTCGTCGATGACCAGCAGGGTGATGCGGCCGTTCCGTCTGAGATCCGTGGCGCATTCCCCGTCGCCCCAGGTCGCGAGATGGAGGTTGCCGCCGTCCTTGGCGATGACGTCCGCGTAGCCCAGCATGCCGGCGTTGGCCCAGCCCTCTTCGTCCACGGTGATGATCTGGACCACGCGGCCCTGCTTGGCGGCGAGGTTGCCCGGCAGCAGCAGCGCCAGGGCGTCGTCGGGAAGGCTGTCGGATACGAACCGCGCCATGTGGGTTCCTTTCCGGTGCTCAGGGTTCCGGCGCCCATTGGAGCTCGCGCTCCATGAAGTCCACAACCATGGGCCAAGCCAGTTCCGCGGCGTGGGCGTGATAGCCCACCGCGTTGGGGTCCACGAACCCGTGTCCGCCGAACGGGAAGAAATGCCATTCCAGCGGCTGGCCGTTCTCCCGGAAGGCGTACATCATCCTGTCCTGCACGGGGATGTTCGTGACCACGTCGTCCGCGCCATATAGGTTGATGGAAGGACAGCGTATGAGCTTGGCCTTCTCCCAGGGCGGGATGGGCCGCATGTCCGTGGGAGGCTCGTCACGCACCGTGGGGTAGTAGCCCACGAACGCCCGTACCTCGGGGGTTGCCGCGACGAAGTTGATGGCGATTCTTCCGCCCATGCAGTAGCCCGACACCGCGACACGCTTGTTGTCCACGTGGGGTTGGGAGAGCAGGAATCGCCAGCTCTCGGTCAGCGCGGCGTCGAACTGGTCGTCGGAGGTCTTGGCCTGGATCTCGCCGCCGCTCACGATGTGCGTCGGCTCGGGATAGCCCAGTTGCTCGAAGACGTTGGGCGCGAAGGTGCTGTACCCCAGGGCCGCGAATTTCCGCGCCTCGATCTTGATGTAGTCCGTCAAGCCGCCCTTCGGGTGGATCAGCAGCAGCGCCGGCCCCGGCTCCGTCCGTTGCGGGTGGGCCAGGAACCCGGCGACGCCGTGGTCCTTCTTGTTGAACAAGCGCTCGATGAGCTGCATGGGTCCTCCCGGCTGCCGATGATGGCCGGGAGCGTAACACGATACCGTGAGACCGGAAAGAGCGCTTGTGGTTTGCAGTGTTGACGGCTGCGGGGGACTGCTGCTTGACTTGCCACGCCAAATCGGCAATGGGTACGGCCATGCGAATCATCGATGCGGACGGTCACGTGAACGAGTGCCCGGCGACCTTCGACGACAAGTACATGGACCCGGCGTTCCGGGCCCGGCGGCCTGCCATCGTCGGTTCGGGGGGCATGTTCTACTGGATGATCGGCGAGCAGGTGGTGCCGCGGCGTTCGGGTGCCGGGTGCAACAACTTCAGCACCCCGGCCCGGGTCGACGGCAAGCCCACCCGGCACGGCGCGCTGATCGAGGGGAAGAACCTGGACAGCCTGGACAGCCAGGAGCTGACGGACCTGAACGCCCGCCTCGAGGCCATGGACGCCGAGGACATCGACGTCCAGGTCATCTATCCGACGCTCTTCCTCGCCT
This portion of the Deltaproteobacteria bacterium genome encodes:
- a CDS encoding TIGR03560 family F420-dependent LLM class oxidoreductase; its protein translation is MAQRVSFGLTPIQTGVDFDHISEVVLRAEELGFDSVWLNDHFFTSKFFHPLPPPTAPFYESWVTLSALAPLTRRVRLGTLCSNVSFRNPALLAKMAACLDVISGGRLELGLGAGWFEEEHTAYGFGFPGMEQRAGQLSEAVAIIRRMWEEETVTYEGKWFRTQDAYCSPKPLQTPRPPITIGARGSRTMLRVAARCADRWNIQTPIRPAQYRRKLDFLERHCEEAGRDPAEIGRSLWAGTIIGENREDFARAAEALALPHTAYLDARIAGTPEECIQRIQGFVELGVAEFIHYFTHDELRSVELFATKVIPAFR
- a CDS encoding pyridoxamine 5'-phosphate oxidase family protein; protein product: MARFVSDSLPDDALALLLPGNLAAKQGRVVQIITVDEEGWANAGMLGYADVIAKDGGNLHLATWGDGECATDLRRNGRITLLVIDEDMAYYVKGQAREVQVSGDVLTDVNDGGGHSALAYFHIAVQGVFEDRIPTAKVLGGVTFEGSESEQEAHDAILKKLASL
- a CDS encoding dienelactone hydrolase family protein, with protein sequence MQLIERLFNKKDHGVAGFLAHPQRTEPGPALLLIHPKGGLTDYIKIEARKFAALGYSTFAPNVFEQLGYPEPTHIVSGGEIQAKTSDDQFDAALTESWRFLLSQPHVDNKRVAVSGYCMGGRIAINFVAATPEVRAFVGYYPTVRDEPPTDMRPIPPWEKAKLIRCPSINLYGADDVVTNIPVQDRMMYAFRENGQPLEWHFFPFGGHGFVDPNAVGYHAHAAELAWPMVVDFMERELQWAPEP